A single Clavibacter nebraskensis NCPPB 2581 DNA region contains:
- a CDS encoding S8 family serine peptidase — MPIHRDPLRPDRRRRLRAGRPLAACVVALALVAAGSTAAGAAVLPQAAVPLDATDGHYLVTLRDQPAATYDGTLDGLARTKVDAGARLDAQSDAVQRYADHLAKAQHSVADSIGVTPTHEYSLTTNGFSASLTAAQVKALAHDADVLSVEPDQTMHTQSNPDSRFLGLEGRGGLWDAVGGSDHAGAGTVIADLDTGIAPDNPSFAGSPLGSAPGSEPYLDGSGIAFRKGDGSVFHGKCETGDGFAASDCSTKIVGARSFIAGWDAAGSPLGSQEKRSPLDTEGHGSHTASTAAGDAGVTAQIQGHPLDAIAGVAPAARIAAYKVCWSGPDPTVETDDGCQLSDIVAGIEQATADGVDVINMSLGGTGQSADEEQRALLGAASAGIFVAASAGNSGPGAGSVTNLEPWVTTVAASSVPDNYSATLTLGTGEKLLAASITVRTPVSGPLVRGADVGVAGADKPELCGKGTLDPAKVKGRIVQCDRGVSARVDKSAEVLRAGGIGMVLTNVNANSQDLDAHTVPTAHVDVDARPAIVAYAAKAGATATLTPGNTTGVRTPAPQVAGFSSRGPDTADGADIIKPDLTAPGVDIPAAYADIDGKPGFAVESGTSMSSPHIAGFALVYLGVNPKATPSEIKSAMMTTATDTLDAQGKATADPFAQGAGQIAPARYLHPGLVYRSGPKDWAGYAAQTGLDLPHPAAAVPVSQLNLPSIAVGKLIGSSTVTRSVTSQAAGTWTASVQGVAGADVTVSPAKLTFTAPGQTKSFRVRITAKAGAATGAWTTGSLTWTGPGGTVRSPVAVRPQELDAPTSVTGSGTAGKVAVPVTSGVTGRIGLTASGLAPGKVLHDASGSPTGPSGSLAVGEQFEIPLTVAAGEKTLVLDAIPRDGASALSMQLERVEADGTRTVVDTEVTSSPSERVVVTAPPAGSYVIGVEAETVAGSAAKADVDLTRFDVRASGGQGSFAVTPAQLPVAQGRKATYTASWSGLAAGSRYLGLVSYSGSGATTLVDVTTLAAAAAPVASAPPAIAGTPDVGQTLTASTGTWTPAGVTLVTQWLSNGTPIAGATGSTFRVTPAVAGSALAVQVTATASDGQTGVATSPTITARDVATVHLQATQPRGAASGTVHVQVSVTSAAEQAATGVVRVTVDGVEHDVPLDGSGNGCTDLTGIAPGTRTVQASYAGDHLVGGGTSRAQRIVVR; from the coding sequence ATGCCCATCCACCGAGACCCGCTCCGGCCCGATCGGAGGCGGCGCCTGCGCGCGGGCCGTCCGCTCGCCGCCTGCGTCGTCGCTTTGGCGCTCGTGGCCGCGGGGAGCACCGCGGCCGGCGCCGCCGTCCTCCCGCAGGCCGCCGTGCCGCTCGACGCCACCGACGGCCACTACCTCGTCACGCTCAGGGACCAGCCCGCGGCGACCTACGACGGGACCCTCGATGGGCTCGCCCGCACGAAGGTCGACGCCGGGGCGCGCCTCGACGCGCAGTCGGACGCCGTCCAGCGCTACGCCGACCACCTCGCGAAGGCCCAGCACAGCGTCGCCGACTCGATCGGCGTGACGCCCACGCACGAGTACTCCCTCACGACGAACGGGTTCTCGGCCTCGCTCACCGCCGCCCAGGTGAAGGCCCTCGCGCACGACGCCGACGTGCTGAGCGTCGAGCCCGACCAGACCATGCACACGCAGTCGAACCCCGACTCGCGCTTCCTCGGGCTCGAGGGGCGCGGGGGGCTCTGGGACGCGGTGGGCGGATCCGACCACGCGGGCGCGGGCACGGTCATCGCCGACCTCGACACGGGCATCGCCCCGGACAACCCGTCGTTCGCGGGATCCCCGCTCGGGTCCGCACCCGGGAGCGAGCCCTACCTCGACGGCTCGGGCATCGCGTTCCGCAAGGGCGACGGGAGCGTCTTCCACGGGAAGTGCGAGACCGGGGACGGCTTCGCCGCGTCCGACTGCTCGACGAAGATCGTCGGGGCACGCTCCTTCATCGCCGGGTGGGACGCGGCGGGCAGCCCGCTGGGGTCGCAGGAGAAGCGGTCGCCCCTCGACACCGAGGGACACGGATCGCACACGGCCAGCACGGCCGCGGGCGACGCGGGCGTGACGGCGCAGATCCAGGGCCACCCCCTGGACGCCATCGCCGGCGTGGCTCCCGCCGCCAGGATCGCCGCCTACAAGGTGTGCTGGTCGGGACCCGATCCCACCGTCGAGACGGACGACGGCTGCCAGCTCTCGGACATCGTCGCGGGGATCGAGCAGGCGACGGCCGACGGCGTCGACGTCATCAACATGTCGCTGGGCGGGACCGGACAGTCCGCCGACGAGGAGCAGCGCGCTCTGCTCGGGGCGGCGTCCGCGGGCATCTTCGTCGCCGCGTCCGCCGGGAACAGCGGCCCCGGCGCGGGCTCCGTGACGAACCTGGAGCCGTGGGTCACCACGGTCGCCGCGAGCAGCGTCCCCGACAACTACTCGGCGACGCTGACGCTCGGCACCGGCGAGAAGCTCCTGGCGGCGTCGATCACGGTGCGCACGCCCGTCTCCGGCCCGCTGGTCCGCGGCGCGGACGTCGGCGTCGCGGGTGCCGACAAGCCCGAGCTGTGCGGCAAGGGCACGCTCGATCCGGCCAAGGTGAAGGGCCGCATCGTGCAGTGCGACCGCGGGGTCTCGGCCCGCGTCGACAAGAGCGCCGAGGTGCTGCGCGCCGGGGGGATCGGGATGGTCCTCACGAACGTGAACGCGAACTCGCAGGACCTCGACGCCCACACCGTGCCGACCGCGCACGTCGACGTGGACGCCCGGCCAGCGATCGTCGCGTACGCCGCCAAGGCCGGCGCCACGGCGACGCTGACCCCGGGGAACACCACCGGAGTCCGCACGCCGGCGCCCCAGGTCGCGGGGTTCAGCTCCCGCGGGCCCGACACCGCGGACGGCGCCGACATCATCAAGCCCGACCTCACGGCGCCGGGCGTCGACATCCCCGCCGCATACGCGGACATCGACGGGAAGCCGGGCTTCGCCGTCGAGTCGGGGACCTCGATGTCCTCCCCGCACATCGCCGGCTTCGCGCTCGTCTACCTCGGGGTGAACCCGAAGGCGACGCCGTCGGAGATCAAGTCCGCGATGATGACGACCGCGACGGACACCCTCGACGCGCAGGGGAAGGCCACCGCGGATCCCTTCGCCCAGGGAGCCGGGCAGATCGCGCCGGCGCGCTACCTGCACCCGGGCCTCGTGTACCGGAGCGGCCCGAAGGACTGGGCGGGGTACGCCGCCCAGACCGGGCTCGACCTGCCGCATCCCGCGGCGGCCGTGCCGGTGTCGCAGCTGAACCTGCCGAGCATCGCGGTCGGGAAGCTCATCGGCAGCTCGACCGTCACCCGCAGCGTCACCTCGCAGGCCGCGGGCACCTGGACCGCGTCCGTCCAGGGCGTGGCCGGGGCCGACGTCACGGTCAGCCCGGCGAAGCTCACCTTCACGGCGCCGGGACAGACGAAGTCCTTCCGGGTGCGCATCACGGCGAAGGCCGGAGCGGCCACCGGTGCCTGGACGACAGGGTCGCTCACGTGGACGGGTCCGGGCGGCACCGTCCGCAGCCCCGTCGCGGTGCGTCCGCAGGAGCTCGACGCGCCGACGTCGGTCACGGGCAGCGGGACCGCCGGCAAGGTGGCCGTGCCCGTGACCTCGGGTGTCACCGGGCGGATCGGGCTCACCGCCTCCGGGCTCGCACCCGGGAAGGTGCTCCACGACGCGTCCGGATCGCCGACGGGACCGAGCGGGTCCCTGGCGGTGGGCGAGCAGTTCGAGATCCCGCTGACGGTCGCCGCGGGCGAGAAGACGCTGGTGCTCGACGCGATCCCGCGCGACGGCGCCTCGGCCCTGTCCATGCAGCTGGAGCGCGTCGAGGCGGACGGCACGAGGACGGTGGTGGACACGGAGGTCACCTCCTCGCCGTCCGAGCGCGTCGTGGTGACGGCGCCCCCGGCCGGGTCGTACGTCATCGGGGTGGAGGCCGAGACGGTCGCGGGCTCCGCCGCGAAGGCCGACGTCGACCTGACCCGCTTCGACGTCAGGGCCTCGGGCGGGCAGGGGTCCTTCGCGGTGACCCCGGCGCAGCTCCCGGTGGCCCAGGGCCGGAAGGCGACGTACACCGCGTCGTGGTCCGGGCTCGCCGCGGGATCCCGATACCTCGGGCTCGTGTCGTACTCCGGATCCGGCGCCACCACGCTGGTCGACGTCACGACGTTGGCCGCCGCGGCCGCACCCGTGGCGAGCGCGCCGCCCGCCATCGCCGGCACGCCCGACGTCGGGCAGACGCTGACGGCGTCGACCGGCACGTGGACCCCGGCGGGCGTCACGCTCGTCACGCAGTGGCTGTCGAACGGCACGCCGATCGCCGGGGCGACGGGATCCACGTTCCGCGTGACCCCCGCGGTCGCGGGCTCGGCGCTCGCCGTCCAGGTGACGGCCACCGCGTCGGACGGGCAGACGGGGGTCGCCACGAGCCCGACCATCACCGCGCGGGACGTCGCGACGGTGCACCTGCAGGCGACGCAACCGCGGGGTGCGGCGAGCGGCACCGTGCACGTGCAGGTGTCGGTGACCTCGGCCGCGGAGCAGGCCGCCACGGGCGTGGTGCGCGTGACCGTCGACGGCGTGGAGCACGACGTGCCCCTCGACGGCTCCGGGAACGGGTGCACGGACCTCACCGGCATCGCACCGGGGACGCGCACGGTGCAGGCCTCCTACGCGGGCGACCACCTCGTCGGCGGGGGCACGAGCCGCGCGCAGAGGATCGTCGTGCGCTGA
- a CDS encoding NADP-dependent isocitrate dehydrogenase codes for MEKIKVEGTVVELDGDEMTRIIWQSIKDTLIHPYLDIDLEYYDLGIEKRDETDDQITIDAANAIKKHGVGVKCATITPDEARVEEFGLKRMWRSPNGTIRNILGGTIFREPIIISNIPRLVPGWNKPIIVGRHAFGDQYRATDFRFEGEGTLTMTFTPKDGSEPQQFEVFQSPGSGVAMGMYNLDDSIRDFARASLSYGLARNYPVYLSTKNTILKAYDGRFKDLFQEVFEAEYKEQFDAAGLTYEHRLIDDMVAASLKWEGGYVWACKNYDGDVQSDTVAQGFGSLGLMTSVLTTPDGKVVEAEAAHGTVTRHYRQHQQGKPTSTNPIASIYAWTRGLAHRAKLDGNDALRTFADTLEDVVITTVESGKMTKDLALLVGPDQPYQTTEEFLASLAENLQTRLA; via the coding sequence GTGGAGAAGATCAAGGTAGAGGGGACCGTCGTCGAGCTCGACGGCGACGAGATGACGCGCATCATCTGGCAGTCCATCAAGGACACGCTCATCCACCCGTACCTCGACATCGACCTCGAGTACTACGACCTGGGCATCGAGAAGCGCGACGAGACCGACGACCAGATCACGATCGACGCGGCCAACGCCATCAAGAAGCACGGCGTCGGCGTCAAGTGCGCGACGATCACGCCCGACGAGGCGCGCGTCGAGGAGTTCGGCCTGAAGAGGATGTGGCGCTCGCCGAACGGCACCATCCGCAACATCCTGGGCGGCACGATCTTCCGCGAGCCCATCATCATCAGCAACATCCCGCGCCTCGTGCCCGGCTGGAACAAGCCGATCATCGTCGGCCGCCACGCGTTCGGCGACCAGTACCGCGCCACCGACTTCCGCTTCGAGGGCGAGGGCACGCTCACGATGACCTTCACGCCGAAGGACGGCTCCGAGCCGCAGCAGTTCGAGGTGTTCCAGAGCCCCGGATCCGGCGTCGCGATGGGCATGTACAACCTCGACGACTCGATCCGCGACTTCGCGCGCGCGTCGCTCTCGTACGGCCTCGCCCGCAACTACCCCGTCTACCTCTCCACCAAGAACACGATCCTCAAGGCCTACGACGGCCGTTTCAAGGACCTGTTCCAGGAGGTCTTCGAGGCCGAGTACAAGGAGCAGTTCGACGCCGCCGGCCTCACGTACGAGCACCGGCTCATCGACGACATGGTCGCCGCCTCGCTCAAGTGGGAGGGCGGCTACGTCTGGGCGTGCAAGAACTACGACGGGGACGTGCAGTCCGACACCGTCGCGCAGGGCTTCGGCTCGCTCGGCCTCATGACGAGCGTGCTCACCACGCCCGACGGCAAGGTCGTCGAGGCGGAGGCCGCGCACGGCACCGTCACGCGCCACTACCGCCAGCACCAGCAGGGCAAGCCCACCTCGACGAACCCCATCGCGTCCATCTACGCCTGGACCCGGGGTCTCGCGCACCGCGCCAAGCTCGACGGCAACGACGCGCTGAGGACGTTCGCGGACACCCTCGAGGACGTCGTCATCACGACGGTCGAGAGCGGCAAGATGACGAAGGACCTCGCGCTCCTCGTCGGCCCGGACCAGCCGTACCAGACGACCGAGGAGTTCCTCGCGTCGCTCGCGGAGAACCTGCAGACGCGCCTGGCCTGA
- a CDS encoding GNAT family N-acetyltransferase — translation MSDMTLEELSARTIVAANTLTLKPGQENYVAPVSHSIAEAYVNPTTAWPRVVVEDGEVVGFIMGNFDPEAHEEIFRSCIWRINVDADAQGHGVGRFAVLALADEARSRGFDRLTVVWEPGEDGPEEFFTHVGFEVIGETQYGEAIGALAL, via the coding sequence ATGAGCGACATGACCCTCGAAGAGCTGAGCGCCCGCACGATCGTGGCGGCCAACACGCTGACGCTCAAGCCGGGGCAGGAGAACTACGTCGCCCCCGTGTCGCACTCCATCGCCGAGGCCTACGTCAATCCCACCACCGCCTGGCCGCGCGTGGTCGTGGAGGACGGCGAGGTCGTCGGGTTCATCATGGGCAACTTCGACCCCGAGGCCCACGAGGAGATCTTCCGCAGCTGCATCTGGCGCATCAACGTCGACGCCGACGCGCAGGGCCACGGCGTGGGCCGGTTCGCGGTCCTCGCGCTCGCGGACGAGGCGCGCTCGCGCGGCTTCGACCGCCTCACGGTCGTGTGGGAGCCGGGCGAGGACGGCCCGGAGGAGTTCTTCACCCACGTCGGCTTCGAGGTCATCGGCGAGACCCAGTACGGCGAGGCCATCGGCGCCCTGGCGCTCTAG
- a CDS encoding MGMT family protein has translation MAVFATPGEYTDRVLEVVAEIPSGRVMTYGDVAAVFGRRGARAVGMVLHYHGAGLPWWRVLRAGGHPPTGLAREARSRYEAEGTPLLEAPTDAGYRVDLTAARWFP, from the coding sequence GTGGCCGTCTTCGCCACCCCGGGCGAGTACACCGACCGGGTGCTCGAGGTCGTCGCCGAGATCCCCTCGGGTCGCGTCATGACCTACGGCGACGTCGCCGCCGTGTTCGGCCGCCGCGGCGCCCGGGCGGTGGGCATGGTGCTGCACTACCACGGCGCGGGGCTGCCCTGGTGGCGCGTGCTCCGGGCGGGCGGGCACCCGCCGACCGGGCTCGCCCGCGAGGCGCGCTCCCGCTACGAGGCCGAGGGCACGCCGCTCCTCGAGGCCCCGACGGACGCGGGCTACCGCGTCGACCTCACGGCGGCCCGCTGGTTCCCGTGA
- a CDS encoding ABC transporter ATP-binding protein, with translation MSVTGVTGEERDDFSRAESKQIRRRSTRLLVSTVQPVKRTLILTAATILVATAANVAGPALIGIGLDRALPSLVRTGDPTLLALVIGAYVLVAVTGAVLVAKYQVMSARIAQEILIDLRKRMFLHTQKLSLEFHETYTSGRIISRQTSDLDSIRELLNGGINQLVQGALYMAFTAIALFSFDWVSGLVLLAALVPLFFLSLWFAVKSQALFRQTRVKSARLIVHFVETMTGIRAVKAFRKEKRNAEEFSEHVEGYRDTNMRVIQVFGIFDPGLILIGNITVAVVLLVGGLRVADGQLGIGALLAVVLYTRQFFGPAQDMAMFYNSYQSASAALEKVSGVLEEEPSVPDPVQPVDLWESTGHVSFEGVEFGYGKGKTILPRFDLDMPAGQTIALVGSTGAGKTTLAKLISRFYDPSDGRVALDGIDLRDLHPKDLRRAIVMVTQEAYLFSGSVADNIAIGKPDATRGEIQAAAEAVGAHTFIESLPDGYDTDVNKRGGRVSAGQRQLISFARAFLADPAVLILDEATSSLDIPSERLVQQGLTTLLADRTAIIIAHRLSTVAIADRVLVMEQGRIVEDGTPDALIQGTGRFSQLHAAWRESLV, from the coding sequence ATGAGCGTCACCGGAGTCACCGGCGAGGAGAGGGACGACTTCTCCCGCGCCGAGAGCAAGCAGATCCGCCGTCGGTCGACCAGGCTGCTCGTCAGCACCGTCCAGCCGGTCAAGCGGACGCTGATCCTCACGGCCGCGACGATCCTCGTGGCCACGGCCGCGAACGTCGCCGGCCCCGCCCTCATCGGCATCGGCCTCGACCGTGCGCTGCCGTCGCTCGTGCGCACGGGCGATCCCACGCTGCTCGCGCTCGTCATCGGCGCGTACGTCCTGGTCGCGGTCACGGGCGCCGTGCTGGTGGCCAAGTACCAGGTCATGTCGGCCCGCATCGCGCAGGAGATCCTCATCGACCTCCGCAAGCGCATGTTCCTGCACACGCAGAAGCTGAGCCTGGAGTTCCACGAGACGTACACGTCCGGCCGGATCATCTCCCGCCAGACGAGCGACCTCGACTCGATCCGGGAGCTGCTGAACGGCGGCATCAACCAACTCGTGCAGGGCGCGCTCTACATGGCGTTCACCGCGATCGCGCTGTTCTCCTTCGACTGGGTGTCGGGCCTCGTGCTGCTCGCGGCGCTCGTGCCGCTGTTCTTCCTGAGCCTCTGGTTCGCCGTGAAGTCGCAGGCGCTGTTCCGCCAGACGCGCGTGAAGTCCGCGCGGCTGATCGTGCACTTCGTCGAGACCATGACGGGCATCCGCGCGGTGAAGGCCTTCCGCAAGGAGAAGCGCAACGCGGAGGAGTTCTCCGAGCACGTGGAGGGCTACCGCGACACCAACATGCGCGTGATCCAGGTGTTCGGCATCTTCGACCCGGGCCTCATCCTCATCGGCAACATCACGGTCGCCGTGGTGCTGCTGGTCGGCGGTCTGCGCGTCGCGGACGGGCAGCTCGGCATCGGCGCGCTGCTCGCGGTCGTGCTCTACACGCGCCAGTTCTTCGGGCCGGCGCAGGACATGGCGATGTTCTACAACAGCTACCAGTCCGCGTCGGCCGCGCTCGAGAAGGTCTCGGGCGTGCTCGAGGAGGAGCCGAGCGTGCCAGATCCCGTGCAGCCGGTCGACCTGTGGGAGTCCACGGGCCACGTCTCCTTCGAGGGCGTCGAGTTCGGCTACGGCAAGGGGAAGACGATCCTGCCGCGCTTCGACCTCGACATGCCGGCGGGGCAGACCATCGCGCTCGTCGGATCCACCGGCGCGGGCAAGACCACGCTCGCGAAGCTCATCTCGCGGTTCTACGACCCGTCCGACGGGCGCGTGGCGCTCGACGGGATCGACCTCCGCGACCTGCATCCGAAGGACCTGCGCCGCGCCATCGTGATGGTGACGCAGGAGGCGTACCTCTTCTCCGGGTCCGTGGCCGACAACATCGCGATCGGCAAGCCCGACGCGACCCGGGGCGAGATCCAGGCGGCGGCCGAGGCCGTGGGGGCGCACACGTTCATCGAGTCGCTGCCGGACGGGTACGACACGGACGTGAACAAGCGCGGCGGCCGGGTCTCGGCGGGGCAGCGCCAGCTGATCTCCTTCGCGCGGGCGTTCCTCGCGGACCCGGCGGTGCTGATCCTCGACGAGGCGACGAGCTCGCTCGACATCCCGAGCGAGCGGCTCGTGCAGCAGGGCCTCACGACGCTGCTCGCGGACCGCACGGCGATCATCATCGCCCACCGGCTCTCGACCGTCGCGATCGCGGACCGCGTGCTCGTCATGGAGCAGGGCCGCATCGTCGAGGACGGGACGCCGGACGCGCTCATCCAGGGCACGGGCCGCTTCTCGCAGCTGCACGCGGCCTGGCGGGAGTCGCTGGTCTAG
- a CDS encoding ABC transporter ATP-binding protein yields the protein MRLLPFARPAMPSIIAGMVVALVGSLLSLVIPQVLRGLVDGPLGDGDSAAVVPAVLLILGLGILEAAMIALRRWFVLKPGTLMEADMRNAFYRKLQRLPVAFHDRWQSGQLLSRMVSDLNLIRRWMAFGLVLFIVNILTILVGIGFLVSIDWRLGLGFLVCSIPLWVYGYLFEQKYSSVARLSQDQSGDLATSVEQSVHGIRVLKAFGRGKHMHDAFAEQAEELRGTEITKAKAIAGIWLWLLLVPDLTFALALLGGVLLAAGGQISVGDLVAFFATAAVLRWPIESVGFLLSMTFDARTAIDRYFEVMDEDDVITDLATPVRIQEPRGHLVFRGARFRYQDAVAGQPDLIDGVDLDLQPGETMALVGVTGCGKSTLTALTTRLYDVTGGSIELDGVDIRDLGLEELRRRIAMAFEDATLFSSSVRDNVLLGRPDLADGGPEADRVLQEALDIAQAGFVHDLPDGVETTVGEEGLSLSGGQRQRLALARAVAAAPDVLVLDDPLSALDVDTEALVEAALRRVLASTTALIVAHRPSTVMLADRVALMQDGRITAVGRHSDLLATSEHYRFVISSLDVEGNTVRDEASA from the coding sequence ATGCGGCTGCTGCCGTTCGCCCGGCCCGCCATGCCCAGCATCATCGCGGGCATGGTGGTGGCGCTCGTCGGCTCGCTGCTGTCGCTCGTCATCCCGCAGGTCCTCCGCGGGCTGGTCGACGGGCCGCTCGGCGACGGCGACTCCGCGGCCGTGGTGCCCGCGGTGCTGCTGATCCTCGGGCTCGGGATCCTCGAGGCCGCCATGATCGCCCTCCGCCGCTGGTTCGTGCTGAAGCCCGGCACGCTCATGGAGGCGGACATGCGGAACGCCTTCTACCGGAAGCTGCAGCGGCTCCCGGTCGCGTTCCACGACCGGTGGCAGAGCGGCCAGCTCCTGTCGCGCATGGTCAGCGACCTCAACCTCATCCGCCGCTGGATGGCGTTCGGCCTGGTGCTGTTCATCGTCAACATCCTGACGATCCTCGTGGGCATCGGGTTCCTGGTCTCTATCGACTGGCGACTGGGCCTCGGCTTCCTCGTCTGCTCCATCCCGCTCTGGGTCTACGGCTACCTCTTCGAGCAGAAGTACTCCTCGGTGGCGCGGCTCAGCCAGGACCAGTCCGGCGACCTCGCCACGAGCGTCGAGCAGTCCGTCCACGGGATCCGCGTGCTCAAGGCGTTCGGCCGCGGAAAGCACATGCACGACGCGTTCGCCGAGCAGGCGGAGGAGCTGCGCGGCACGGAGATCACGAAGGCGAAGGCCATCGCCGGCATCTGGCTCTGGCTGCTGCTGGTGCCGGACCTGACCTTCGCGCTGGCGTTGCTCGGCGGCGTGCTGCTCGCGGCGGGCGGGCAGATCTCGGTGGGCGACCTGGTGGCGTTCTTCGCGACCGCCGCGGTGCTGCGCTGGCCGATCGAGTCGGTGGGCTTCCTCCTGTCGATGACCTTCGACGCGCGCACGGCCATCGACCGCTACTTCGAGGTGATGGACGAGGACGACGTGATCACGGATCTCGCGACGCCCGTGCGCATCCAGGAGCCCCGCGGTCACCTCGTCTTCCGCGGCGCGCGCTTCCGCTACCAGGACGCCGTCGCGGGCCAGCCCGACCTGATCGACGGGGTCGACCTCGACCTCCAGCCGGGCGAGACCATGGCGCTCGTGGGCGTCACCGGCTGCGGCAAGTCCACGCTCACGGCGCTCACGACCCGGCTCTACGACGTGACGGGCGGCAGCATCGAGCTCGACGGCGTGGACATCCGCGACCTCGGGCTCGAGGAGCTCCGCCGCCGCATCGCCATGGCCTTCGAGGACGCGACGCTGTTCTCCTCGAGCGTCCGCGACAACGTGCTGCTCGGCCGGCCGGACCTCGCGGACGGCGGGCCCGAGGCGGACCGCGTGCTCCAGGAGGCGCTCGACATCGCGCAGGCCGGCTTCGTGCACGACCTGCCCGACGGCGTCGAGACGACCGTGGGCGAGGAGGGGCTGAGCCTCTCCGGCGGTCAGCGGCAGCGGCTCGCGCTCGCGCGGGCCGTGGCGGCGGCACCCGACGTGCTCGTCCTCGACGACCCGCTCTCGGCGCTCGACGTCGACACGGAGGCGCTCGTCGAGGCGGCGCTGCGCCGCGTGCTGGCCTCCACCACCGCGCTGATCGTGGCGCACCGCCCCTCGACCGTGATGCTCGCGGACCGGGTGGCGCTCATGCAGGACGGCCGCATCACCGCGGTCGGCCGGCACTCCGACCTGCTCGCCACGAGCGAGCACTACCGGTTCGTCATCTCGAGCCTGGACGTGGAAGGGAACACCGTGCGCGACGAGGCCTCAGCATGA
- the ddaH gene encoding dimethylargininase: MTESRENDRTPGQPRDPAVGDASSTPAITRKPDARSARAGGGVPLGRALSAALVSAGVSAILGLLFSVLTLFSANQPGAAVLVTLLDYWTVHTLVAFVLLAALAGVGMHRRLWTSILGSVVAAVAGALIGSLVGAMGQGATITGDIVGPLLETLLGLNLMFVLGVSLASVLLGRRLWVRLGGTGGDAVAREGVALVRIPSSRLAEGEVTHLDRRPIDSELADQQWERYVLALEEGGWSTREVPPADDHPDSVFVEDAVLVLGTTAVLLTSGADSRRGERTGVERALEDLDLEVTSIDLPATIDGGDVLEVGRTLYVGASSRTNAAGIQRLREIAAPLGYAVVGVPVTRTLHLKSQVTALPDGTVIGYEPLVDETRLFPSFLPVPEAEGTAVVALDDDTLLLSAAAPRTADLLRNLGYEVVAVDISEFEKLEGCVTCLSVRIG, encoded by the coding sequence GTGACCGAATCCCGCGAGAACGACCGCACGCCCGGCCAGCCCCGAGACCCCGCGGTGGGGGACGCTTCCAGCACTCCCGCGATCACGCGGAAGCCCGACGCGAGATCCGCGCGGGCGGGCGGCGGCGTCCCGCTCGGCAGAGCGTTGTCCGCCGCCCTCGTCTCCGCGGGCGTCTCCGCGATCCTCGGTCTCCTCTTCAGCGTCCTGACGCTCTTCAGCGCCAACCAGCCGGGCGCCGCCGTGTTGGTGACCCTGCTCGACTACTGGACCGTCCACACGCTCGTGGCGTTCGTGCTCCTCGCCGCCCTCGCGGGCGTCGGGATGCACCGCCGGCTGTGGACGTCGATCCTCGGCTCCGTCGTCGCTGCGGTCGCCGGCGCGCTGATCGGCAGCCTCGTCGGCGCCATGGGCCAGGGCGCCACCATCACCGGCGACATCGTCGGCCCGCTGCTGGAGACGCTCCTCGGCCTCAACCTCATGTTCGTGCTCGGGGTCTCGCTCGCGTCCGTCCTCCTGGGTCGACGTCTGTGGGTCCGGCTCGGGGGAACCGGGGGTGACGCGGTCGCCCGGGAGGGCGTCGCGCTCGTGCGCATCCCCTCCTCGCGGCTCGCGGAGGGCGAGGTGACGCACCTGGACCGCCGTCCCATCGACTCGGAGCTCGCGGACCAGCAGTGGGAGCGCTACGTGCTCGCGCTCGAGGAGGGCGGGTGGTCCACCCGCGAGGTGCCGCCGGCCGACGACCACCCCGACTCGGTCTTCGTGGAGGACGCGGTGCTGGTCCTCGGCACCACTGCCGTGCTGCTCACCTCCGGGGCCGACTCGCGCCGTGGTGAGCGCACCGGCGTGGAGCGGGCGCTCGAGGACCTGGACCTCGAGGTGACGTCGATCGACCTGCCCGCGACCATCGACGGGGGAGACGTGCTCGAGGTCGGGCGCACGCTCTACGTCGGGGCGAGCAGCCGGACCAACGCCGCGGGGATCCAGCGCCTGCGTGAGATCGCGGCGCCGCTCGGATACGCCGTGGTGGGCGTCCCGGTCACCAGGACCCTCCACCTCAAGTCCCAGGTCACCGCGCTGCCGGACGGCACCGTGATCGGGTACGAGCCGCTGGTCGACGAGACGCGTCTGTTCCCGTCGTTCCTCCCCGTGCCCGAGGCGGAGGGGACGGCCGTCGTCGCACTCGACGACGACACCCTCCTCCTCTCGGCCGCGGCACCCCGCACGGCCGACCTGCTCCGCAACCTGGGGTACGAGGTCGTCGCCGTGGACATCAGCGAGTTCGAGAAGCTCGAGGGCTGCGTCACCTGCCTGTCGGTGCGCATCGGCTGA